From one Apium graveolens cultivar Ventura unplaced genomic scaffold, ASM990537v1 ctg670, whole genome shotgun sequence genomic stretch:
- the LOC141703495 gene encoding F-box/kelch-repeat protein At3g06240-like has translation MALPCEMIDESDSSYEDSASVVKICDPLKTLLRGAEYVCACNGLMCVLKNLRDVYLLNPVLRKFKKVASAPPEFPSSFKWDERFSFGFGYDVVNDDYKVVMIADCCVHFGGLLVFVYSFKTNAWTRIQNVPNNISFTGIWGIFASGSLHWTAIKNEIDSEDIIVGFDLELQQFKEVPSPPIEDDSSKTIFLDGVGENLCIIDCSNSRMDVWLMNYPGAESTWYKALSTEQEEMLRINGTSYKCRYSNIDSQSANVLD, from the coding sequence TCCGATTCTTCGTATGAGGATTCTGCTTCTGTTGTCAAAATATGTGATCCGCTCAAGACATTACTCCGTGGTGCTGAATATGTGTGTGCTTGTAATGGTTTGATGTGTGTGCTGAAAAATTTGAGAGATGTATATTTGTTGAATCCTGTACTTAGGAAGTTCAAAAAGGTAGCTTCCGCGCCACCTGAGTTTCCAAGTTCGTTTAAATGGGATGAAAGATTCtcatttggatttggttatgatGTGGTCAATGATGATTATAAGGTGGTCATGATTGCAGACTGTTGTGTTCATTTTGGTGGCTTATTAGTCTTTGTTTACAGCTTCAAAACCAATGCTTGGACACGGATTCAAAACGTTCCAAATAACATTAGTTTTACTGGAATTTGGGGCATATTTGCAAGTGGATCTCTCCATTGGACTGCAATTAAGAATGAAATCGATTCCGAGGATATAATTGTTGGCTTCGATCTTGAACTTCAACAGTTCAAGGAGGTCCCTTCACCTCCTATTGAGGATGACAGTTCCAAAACGATATTTCTGGATGGTGTAGGAGAAAATCTTTGTATTATTGACTGCTCCAATTCTCGTATGGATGTGTGGTTGATGAACTATCCTGGGGCTGAAAGTACTTGGTACAAAGCACTTTCTACGGAGCAAGAGGAAATGCTCAGAATAAATGGTACCTCTTATAAGTGTAGATATAGTAATATAGACTCACAATCAGCAAACGTGCTTGACTAA